The sequence CAAGCAAACGGAGCACACAGCGGGGTGCACACAGACACTTCCCAACGGGGGTCAGTCATGGCCCCTCCGGGTAGTTCAGTCCCTCCTCCTTGGGTGCCTTTGAAAAGTGATCCCTGTCGCCCCTGCTTTAAGAACTGGACACATCGAGGTGGGATTCATTCCCTTGGACTCATGCTTACCCCGGAGGGGGCCGCTTAGGCCCCAGGACCCAGTTTAATGTGCTCTTGAGTCAGGACCTATTTCACAAAAAAGGACCTGATGTCTATAATTTTTGCAAACTGAGAAAAATCAGCTTTGCAGCATCTGGAGGGTTGCCTCTTAGCTCTAGCCCATGAGCGAGAATTCTCGTCTTGTGACAACCCATTGAATCACCCAATTACTGCAAATTCTTTTCTGAATAGAAAGTGCTCCACAGCCTCCAATGGAAAACTTCCAGATCTACAGCAAATATCTAGATTGTTGGcagaagcaattttttttttttggcacaaaCGACCGTTCTTCACTTGAATTTCAACTCCAGCAGAAGTTCTGCAGGTGGCCCAGATGAGCGTGGCTCAGAAGCCTCTGGGGGAGATGGCCCGTGTACAAGGGACCTTACCCACACAcaccctctgagccccagcccccaAGGCACTTGGAGAATCGGCTGCCTTGTTCGGGAGGCTTGGCTGCACCCACTCAGTCTGAAAGGCATGTGGACGCGCAGGGCAGGGCATGTGAGATGCACTCAGCTTGAGTGGCGACGTGGCTGCTTGAGTGGGCTGGGAACTTGGCCTTTTGGGCTGTGGTGCTCGGCTGtggaaggaggagaagcaggaaagTGGGTGGGCTCTCATCGCTGGAGCAACCAGCTTCTGAGCAAAGCTCATCTTGGGGACTGGTGTGCTGTGCCCATatttaaccttaaaaaaacaaagcgtTCCCACCGTTTGCACAACAGTATGTTTTAGGCAGATGGAGTGATGGGATGTTCAAGGGTAGTGAGACATGATGGAAGACAACAGATTCTACACCCCTGCACCGGTTCAAATGTTTGCAGTGCAACCTCAGACAAGTCACTGGGTGGGGGCGCTTTGGTTACAGAATGCTGTCTGCCTCCCATATTGTGGTGGGGATGAAGGGATTTCAGGGGGCTGACGCAGGTAAAACACCCGGCCCATCAAGCATCCGAGAAACTCAAGTTTCCTCTAAAGTAAGGCCAGTACTTGAAGGATTAAGGGTGCCACCGTGGGATTCAAAGTTATAGTTAACCTTTGGACCTCAAGGCAAACCAGGAGCTGGGACCCAAAACAGCGAATGTTTATAGTTCAGCAGACCTCTGGGCAATGCACTGTCCAGGCCCTTCCAGGACCCCTTAGGAGGAGGGTGGTTGGCCCGCCATCCGTGGGGCAGGCTGACACTTGGCGGTCATGCTTAGCCAGTCAGGCCACTTCCTTCTGCTGGGGCTTGTCCTGGGTGTGGCCGGCGCTGGTGTCCCGCTGCAGCCCGTGGCCCAGCACACACAGTTCCTGGACAGACGCGGCCCTGCCACTGCCCCTCAGTTCCAGGGCGCAGGGGCTGCTGCTCCACGGCTCTGTGTCCCTCTTGGGGCTCGCCTCACTGCTGCTGCCGAGAGAAAGGACGGGTGTGGATCAGAGAGTCCTCCGTTGTTCCTctggtccccacccctgccctccactcTGCCTCTCTATCCCTCCccgtctgtctgtccctcccacAGGCCCGGGGGCGCCCTGGTGCCTGGCTTCTGCCTCTCCGGGTCAGGCCTGCCCGGCTGGTGCCGGCCTGGTGCCGGCCCACTGCAGCCGGGCAGGGCAGCGTGGAAGCCAGGCTCTGGCCCTGGGGTGTTTTGACGGACAGGCTGAGGCCTGTTGTTCCTCTCGCCCAGGATCCTGCTGCTCCGAGCAGAGCCACTCCCACAGGAGCTCTGGAAGCGGGCctctattttgtgtttgtttttgaagcGTTTCTAACTTAGTAAAGGGCTAGGCTCAGCTAGTTGAGGTAAAAACAACACCTACGCCCTGGCTgcgtagcttagttggttggagcattgtctcaatatgccaaggtttcgggtttgatccctgatcagggcaaatacaagaagccaccaatgaatgcataaataagtggaacaacaaatctatgtctCACTTTCCCCCTGgaaaatcaattaagaaaaaaacaaacaataccaACAATAACAGCCAGCCCTCCACCCCGAACCCACCCTGCTTCCTGACTGGAGTAACCAGGGCTGGCCTGTGGCTAGAACAGACCCTCCCGGCTGCTGAGTGCTACGGTGAGAGGGGCTCTGAGTGGGGAAGGACACCCAGCGTGTGTTGGGGACACAGAATGGAGGGTAGTCACAAGCACGGAGCATGCTGGGGCCGGGAGGGTGCCAGCTCAGAAAGCCACAGGGACCGTGTGCTGACACGCTGGCCTCCCCATCACTGCGTGGGGGCTGGAAGCTGGCTGTCCGGGCTGAAGTCCCGGCTCTTCCACTGACTAGCTGTGCGACCTGTGGCGTGTTAATTAATCTCTTCGATTCTCTCCTTTGTAAAGTGAAGGTGATAGTAGTGCCCATCTCACAGGGCGCTCGAAGGTGTCAATGTTGGGTGAAGCGTGTAGAGCTCCTAGAATGTTAACCAGCCCGTgacaagtgctcagtaaatggccAGCTGTCAGCCTGGGGCTGCTTTGTAGCATGAATGGGAAGTCGCACCTAGAATGCTTGGGACCACCCTGTCGCACCACCTGAGGGTCCGAGCCTCCCGATCAGTCACCTTGGGGCCAGGGTCAGACCTGGCTCCCCACACGCACAGAGCAGAAGgcccttctctctgcctgtcaGCTCGCTCTGGACTCCCCCATGAGCTCTATTAGGCAGGCCGCCCAGGAAGCCTGGCCCAGgaagggcgggggcaggggtttCTGCAGAGAGACCTTGCCTGGAGGGTCCAGTCTTGGCAAAGACCAAGAGCACCGCCTTGAGGGGAAAACGTCTGGACCCTTCTTGGATGTTCACAGTGCCCCAGTGCGCAGAGACCAAGGGACTGGCACCGCCACTGGGGGATTCAACCCATGAATGACGGCTGGAGCTCAGTAACTGAGGTGCCTGGGTACGCCTCCAGGGCCTCTTCCCAAGCCCGAGCCCCACGGTCGGGCAGATATGAATGTCATCATTTTTCTACAAGAGGGGCTGGCGCCTGGCACGGGATGACTTGAGAGCGGTCAGCACCAGCCGCGGGCTGGTCCATCCGGCGAGCCTGCCTTGGCGGCGGGATCTCATAGGTGTGGCCGTGTCTGTCCCTGCACGTCCCGCTGGGGGAAGCAGCCGGGTCTGAGCGGTTTCTGCCTCTCTGGCACAGGCTTGCGGCACGATCCGTTTCCTGGTACAGGTTCTCTCAGGCGGGAGGGCAGGAAAACAAATGCTAGTCCCCCACGCAGTGGAGAACGCTCAGTGTTCTTGCAGCCGGTGTGCTTCTGCTCCAGATGCCAACTCCCCGGGGTTcagcaggggcgggggctggggaatGAGCACTTTCCCTTCACACCCAGCGCAGCTGCACAGCTGGGAACAGCTCAGAGGTGTGGTCTTACCAGGAGACAGGGGGGTGGGTGTGAGCCACTGTGAGACCTTCCACGTGGCCTGGGAAGGTGCCTGTTTATGCACCTCCTCGCTCTTTCCAGCTACAAGCActgcaccctgcacccctccGCCGTCTCCAAGTCCTGAGACTCAGGACATAAAACAACCGTGCAGGCTGCCCTTTTCCGAGGAGAATCCGAGACAAGGGCATTATTGTCTTCCTGAACaattttacattgttttgttaTTGCTCCCAGTGCTTTACAAtgttagtatttttaattaatgccattttattgtccatgctttttccagtttttccccTGAAGGGCGCCATTTTAGAAATCCAATAGCTGAATGAGTGGCTAGTGCGAGGGATAACGCATTAACATTTACGGGGGTTCTCGGATGGAAGGCGCTGTGCTGTCGGGAGCTCATTGTAGATTTAAGAAAAGAGCAATGTTGCATTAAGATTCTTGCAAATATAatcaatacttcatttctttcaagTGGCTGGGGAGGTGTATATAACTATAATAATGTGCAACTTTCCCTAgataatatctttatttaaagTTGACTGCTGagtactttgtaaaaaaaaaataagaaattaccATTTATGTCCTGACAGATGGTGACGTCTCTAGCACGTACCACCGTGGCAGGAGTTCACTGCTGATTTACACACTCGCGGGCAATGAGCAGATAGCGAGGGCTGGTGCTGGTGGAGCTTTGTCTGATCTGTTTTCCAGACACACTGATAAGAGTTCATCTCTAACAGGCCTCAGATTTACATGTTCCCCACCACGCCACAGGTCTGAAGAGGTACATTTCTCCATATAGTCTGCAAAACCGCCATTTGAGCATCCAGTCTGTTCAATGCTCTGGCAGACTATACTCTGACTCCTGGCCCGTGACAGGCCccggccgggtagctcagttggttagagcatctacCCAATATACcaaggctgagggttcaatccctggtcagggcacatgcaagaagcaaccaatgaatgcataaataagtgcaaaaacaaatcaacatctctctctcaaaatcattcaattaaaaaaacaaacaaactcagtCTGCCCAGGGTAAGGATGGGGACCCTTCTCCTGGGTGCTGGTGCTCAGGGCTAAAGAAGGGTCTTGTTCCTACTCTCCAAACTTCTGCAGGGGGGTGTGGAGACGAGGCTGGATTGGAAGAGAAGTGAGGGCAGGTCTTTGGGGGGCGGTGGAAGCTAAACTTTTATATGGCACGTCTCCAGGACCAGCCCCCTCAAGGCATGTCCCCAGGGTGTCCCCGAGACACTTGGTAAGGGGGTCCATGAGGTCAACACTACTTCAGTAGTAATACTGAGACATTATTTGCCTTTTCCACTCATTCTTCCACGGGTGTCGTGTGGAGTTTTCCTGTCTACATGATGTGTGATATCATAGCAGAGTGACCACGGGACCCGATCTGAGAATCTGGCCGTCTTTCTGTGAAGCCTCACGCTCaggagatttgcaaaaatgtaggACAGGGCCACGCCTCGCTGAGTTTTTATGTTGTGGAGAATACGGTTAATTCTCATAAGAATGTATTATTCATGCTAACACATAATGGGGTCGTGTTGGTTtccaaaaattaattaataaacgtttctgatatttcttcatttcagtttctAGCACAGTAAAAAGAGATGGgtccaggcccccccaccccccaaaggcTCTTGGGTTCTCAGCCATTTTTCAGAGTCTCCAGGGGTTCCCGGACTGCACGTTTGAGAACGCCCCACCTAGAAGCAGACGATAGAAATGGCAGCGATCAGGCTGCTGGTTCTGGGCAGAGTGATGGTGACGACTCCACCAGGAGGCCAAAAGCTTCATCTCAGGCCCCCCCCTCCAATGCCCCTGCCCATTCAAGAAAGACCTGCGTGGGGCTGGATGGAATTCATTATTTTAGACTTTTCATCTAGCAGAACCTCTTTTCAACTAGAATCTTAAGAACCTGAAATGAATGACAAATGAAAGCCCAGTGGCTCAGAgttttggggggctgggggggcggagGCTGGACATTCCCAGACCCTTTTCCCTAATGGCCTCTCCTCTTGGAGGACAGTGTGAAAGCTGCAGACCCAGATGGTCCTAAGGGCCCATCGGCTCTGTTCCAGTACCTGAAGGCGGGGGCCCGGACACTCCCCTTACCTGCTCTGGCCCGGCTGGGGTTCACGAGCGTTGCCGGTGGCGCCTGGGACAGGCAGGAGAAGGCGGGCACCTGGCTGGCAGTCAGAAGCGGTCCGTCTGATGAAGGGCTGAGGGTTGAGGGCACACAGGGCCATTCCCCGCTGCGAGCCCCACCTCGGCTGTGGCCCTGAGCTGCCTCTCCAGCACCCTGTGGGGGTCCCCCGAGGACCCCCAGCTTCAGGTGGCAGGAATGGGGTGACTGGGTGGGCTGTTGAGAGTGGAGATTTGGCTTCAAACAGAGGGGAGGTGGCTGGGCAGAAAAGGGCCCGTGTGTTCCGAGATGCTCTGGCTGTGGCTGCCCAGCTATTCTCAGACTCTCTTGCTTCCTTTTGGCCCTGTGTGGGGGACAgcggaggggatggggaggggccagaggcaggggaGCTTGCTTCTGTGTGCTGGGCAGGGGGGTTGGGGATCTTGTGCCCAGCAGGTGAGCTCTCAGCGGGAGGGCTGGGCAGGTcgtgctggggtggtggggacgACCCTTCCCTTACTGTTGGGGGGCTCAGTGCCCTGGGGCTCGCCAGAGGGCTGACTGTTGGGCTGGGGGACCCATGCACAGAGGGGACGCTTGGCTGAGCAGGTCTGTGAGAGGAGGGCAGGCTCGGGTGCCTCTTGTCTGCTCTGGGCGCCCTCACAGGAGAGGCCTTCCTGACCAGCGCCGAGCTTCTCTCTTGGCTCTTCCTTGTGGCCTCAGATGAATGTGGCCCCCGAGTTGGTCTGGGCAGGCTGggctcccaggccctgtgctgccCAGCGATGTGGCTGGGGTGGTGCCTGGTACCTGCCCTCCGGGGCTGCCTGGAGAGGCTTGCGGGTCTGGTCACGTGTGCCCGGCTCtgagcctccctggcctcctcctctgGGTTTGGGCTCATTGCCGGGGGGTGGTTGAGGTCCAAGGCCAGCTTTCCAGGACTGCAGCCGCTCTCACtgctccccagccctgtgccGCAGGGCCCGGTGGGGGTGGCAGTGCTCCTGCTGGGCAGCAGGTCAGTGGGGCTCACGGAGGCTCTTAGCTTTGGGGACATCCATGTTCTCCCGGCAGGGCCAGCCTCTGCCAGCCCAGGCACGTGGGGCCCGTCAGGAGAGCTCCCTGCTGGCTTGCTGCCTTCTTGGGGCTCCAGAGTGGTGAATGATGTGTCCATCAGGACTTCTAGAGGTGGCGGAGGGAGGTGCGCTGGGTCCTCCCCCTGTGTTACACCATGGAGCTCCTCACTCGTGGCCGCTGCCTGcagagggggagaggcagggactccgggcctgcagcctgggcccccTCTGAGATCCCCTCTGCATACCGCAGGAGAGATTCGGGGCTTTGGATACAAAGGGGCAAGCCCCCTGTAAATGGGAAATCTGGGGGGCATCATGGGGACCCCCCACTTCCTGAGGCAGGGGCTCGGCCCAGAGTCTTTGGACCCTGCCAGTGTCTGCAGATTCTCACTGGAACTGAAAGTTTCAATGAGTTTCTTGACTGATGTCCTGGGGGGATGGCCCCTGACATCCCAGACCTCAGCCCTGGGAGCCTCCCTGGCCCTCTGTCCCGATGGGGCGGCATTTGGAAACGCCTCAGCTCCCCCCTGCCAGGGCCGTTCCCCCTCAGGGCGGGGACTGCATTTCTGCAAAATGCTCTTGTCCTGACTTGGCAAAATGCTGAAGTTCTTGGTCAGGGATGCTTTCAGTTTGTTGATGGGGCTGCTCGGGGTGGCCCTGCGGTGGCTGTCGGGCTTCAGAGAAGCTGCTCTGGGCTGCGGAACCTGCTCCCTGCGCAGCCCCTGCCGTCGGGTGCCCAGGGAGGAGAACACCTCCAGCCTCTGGCTGAGGTCTCTCTGGACCCGCTGCAGCTCCTGGAGGGTGGGCTCCTCCACGTGGCCCTTAAGACTCCCCTCTGACTGGGACCTCCTCTGTCTCACAGGGGCTCTCCGGCTGCCACTGACTGTGCTAGGTCTCGGTGGGACCAcagtcctctcctcctcctcagcccacTCCTGGTGCCCAGCGGACACAGGGACAAACTTGATCCTTTCACTGATTGCTTCCTTCATCTTCAGAACCATTTCCTGGGCTTGGAGGCTCCTAAGCCCCCTGGGGTACGGCTGAAATGGGCCAGGAGGAGAAGACCGAGGCCTTGCATGGAaatcatcttcctcctcctctgtgctcccGCCTTCCTCTTCACTGGAGGGTGGAGCACCCAGTGACCTGGAACCTTTAGAAAGGCGTGCTTCCACCGAGGTCCTGGCCCCAGAGGACTCACAGGAATTGCTTTTGCCTACCCCCAGAGGCCTGGAGGCAGCATTTTCTGGGCCTGGGCAGGAGGGGCCTAGACTCCCTGCTCCACCCTCTGCTGCTGGCCGAACCTTTGCCGGAAGAGGCCTTGAGAGTGGGCAGTCCTGGGGTCTGTCCAAGCCCATCCAGACTGGGCTCTGCTGCCAGGTACGTCCCAACAGCCTGGCCTCCCCTGGGGGTGAAGTCCCTGACTTCCAGTCTGCAGGCTCCGGCGTTAGGTCCCAGCTGGCTTGCTTGTCCAGCTTGTCCACCAGGTGCACAGACTCACTGTCCGCACCGATGCCACTGTCCTCAGAGCACAGGGGTAGACCCTGCACCCCAGGGTCACTGTGGCCGCTCGCCAAGCTCTCCAGCTGCCCCAGAGCCTGCAGGAGGTGCGCATCCACCCCCTTCTTCGTGCTCAGCGTGTTTCCCAAGTGGCTTGCAGCGGCTTGCAGGTAGCTGCCAGAGCCCTCCAGGAAGCCGCTGGTGAGTGAGGCCACTGTGCCGCCGAGCCCCTGCAGCCTGCTGACTGTGTACTGCAGAAGCTGCGGCAGGAGATCTGGCTGCTCCCAGGGCTCCCCTTTCTTCCACGGCCAAGCCAGATCCCCCCTCACCTCCCGGAGGAGCACTTCTCCGTCCTTGGAGATCTCCCCCAAGAGCTGGTTGGCCTCATCGCAGCACAGCAGCAGGAAGCTTACCATGggctgcagcagctcctgggTCTGCGTGGCCTGACGGGTGAGGCTCAGAACGGCTTCGTACTTGGAGAGGCAGGAGTGCAGATAGGCGTAAGCGTGCTGGTGGGCCATCACCAGGGGCTCAGGAAAGTCCACTTTGCCTTCCGACCCCTGAGCAAGGGGGGTGGCCTGGCAACTAAGACCCTGCGGCCCCGACCTGTGGCATTTTGGCTCCCCCTCCCGTAGGGAGGTCTCACAGGTAAcactttctgccttttcttcttcagaaaagGCTGCCCCTTGTGACTTGTGGGAGCTCTGTGTCTTGAATGGAATGTCCCTAGCCATGTGGCTTTGGGATTTGTTCAGCTGGGATGGGGAAGTTTTGGTTTCTGAGATCAGTCCTTCCAGATCTTTCTTTTTGCCTGCAGTGGTATCCTCAGCCATGGTGTGGGTCCATCTGGGACCCGGCTGCACCTCTGTTGGCTTTTGTCCCTGGCACAAGTCGCCCCCAGAGTCATAGCAGGTGGAGCTTTGAGCCAGCAAAGGGACGGAACATGTTTCCCTGTCCCCCTGACTTGCCCCTGGCAGAACTGctttgggctttttaaaaaactggagacTGCTCTTAGCCACGCTGTTAACAATGTCGCTGTGGGACGGTGCACACCCCATGGCGTCAGCCTGCAGTCATCTCCCACCCGCGACCTTCATCATTTCCACAGAATCGTGTTTGAAAGAGCAGCAAAAAGCGGTCTTACTAGTCCATCCAGGCATTTCCAGGCCAGAGCCCTTTGAAGTCCGTGGTGCTGCGTCCTGTGCACCGCATGAGCTTTCTGACTTCCCTGGCCCCGCCGTGCAGGGGCGGTGGGTGGTGCCCGCCGTCCTCCGCCGCCCTGACTTCGGACCCTCTGCCGTCAGCGGGCCACGGCGCAAAGGCGAAGGACCTCAGGCTCACGGATCAGGGGCCCGTGTCGTCTGCCTCCTGACAGATGTGGACGGCAAGTGGAACTTTAAGCCTGTTAGGTTAATCAGGCCCCAGCCAGTCAGCGCTCCCAGTGTGTTCCAATATAGAACTGCTCAGCACTTGCTATCTTGGGAAGCGGATTATTTTTGCACGTGCTTGTGCTTTTAATTCTGTTCAGACGCCTGCCATGTGAAACCTAGAGAAACGAGCCATAATTGCAAAAGGCTCTGGAGGAGACGCACTTGTGGAGCAGAAACCAGGGCTCCCCGAATACAGTCCCTGGCAGAGAAGTGACCCCCACAGTTTAATAAGGGCAAACCAGACGAGGGTGCTCCAACCTGCTATTATCAGGAAGACCCCAAAGCACACGATAGATGGTAATGGAAGTCGTGCATTCTTGTTTGGGTGGCTCAGACAAGTGCCACGTGTCCAGCGCTGGAGAACTTCTCTAGAAAAGACAGTGAACAAAGAAGGCAACGTGGCATTTCCTGGACACTAGAAAAGAGCGTTGGACAGCAGGGAAGCCATGCTCCCTGTTTGGAGAGGAAAGCAGAAAAGCTCACCACCATGTAAAGCTCACGGCCAGTCACCGTGGACcgtggaggctcagggaggcaaaGCGCTCACAGAATGAAGCTTTTTGTTAAGCTTTCTCCTAGGAATCCCAGCTAGAACTGGGCCACGGAGAGCCCTTTGGTCATTAGGAGTAGAACTTAAGGTAAAAGCATATTCTCCTCTTCAGGTGTATTTCTCTACCCCTCCCCTTGTGGCTAAGGGTAGTAGCTGCTCATTTAAACACTCCTTTGAACCTTTATTTGCTGTTAGTAAAGAGGAGGAGTAGGGGGACTTGGGTTTCAATCCTGACTCCTCTTCCTTTTAGCTGGGGAACTACCACAAGTTATTGAACTTCCTCATGGCAGAGGGGATCATGGTACCCACTTCACGGAGCTGTTGTGCGGATTGATTCAACTCAAGGCTTAAGTGCTGGTGCTCAAGTGCTGGCAAGTGGtaggtactgtattttgccatgtataacaaGCACTTTttgtgcccaaatttttgagggaaaaataaggttgGGTGTAATGATTACGTACCAGGGGTATAATAATAGGTATAAtcatcccatgtataatgcactcagAATGTGGGTGcaacattatacatgggagctcattttacaaaaaaacaaaacaaaaaaaggaatttcCTATTCTTCTCTCCCTGGAATCTAGGCCTCTTATAATAATAAAGTCACAAGAAAATGTATCAGTTTGTGAATGACTAAGCCCCAGTCTTTCCTGAGTGCCTTGGAAGTGACCGTCTCCCGGCGGGCGGGGATCGCTGGGATCAGGGTTGTTGCATTCTCCATCGGTGCGGAGCGGCCCAGTGCTCAGCACACTGCTGCCACGGGACTTCCCTAGGCCTCGTTGTGCCCCTTCTCTGCT is a genomic window of Phyllostomus discolor isolate MPI-MPIP mPhyDis1 chromosome 6, mPhyDis1.pri.v3, whole genome shotgun sequence containing:
- the PCARE gene encoding photoreceptor cilium actin regulator, translated to MGCAPSHSDIVNSVAKSSLQFFKKPKAVLPGASQGDRETCSVPLLAQSSTCYDSGGDLCQGQKPTEVQPGPRWTHTMAEDTTAGKKKDLEGLISETKTSPSQLNKSQSHMARDIPFKTQSSHKSQGAAFSEEEKAESVTCETSLREGEPKCHRSGPQGLSCQATPLAQGSEGKVDFPEPLVMAHQHAYAYLHSCLSKYEAVLSLTRQATQTQELLQPMVSFLLLCCDEANQLLGEISKDGEVLLREVRGDLAWPWKKGEPWEQPDLLPQLLQYTVSRLQGLGGTVASLTSGFLEGSGSYLQAAASHLGNTLSTKKGVDAHLLQALGQLESLASGHSDPGVQGLPLCSEDSGIGADSESVHLVDKLDKQASWDLTPEPADWKSGTSPPGEARLLGRTWQQSPVWMGLDRPQDCPLSRPLPAKVRPAAEGGAGSLGPSCPGPENAASRPLGVGKSNSCESSGARTSVEARLSKGSRSLGAPPSSEEEGGSTEEEEDDFHARPRSSPPGPFQPYPRGLRSLQAQEMVLKMKEAISERIKFVPVSAGHQEWAEEEERTVVPPRPSTVSGSRRAPVRQRRSQSEGSLKGHVEEPTLQELQRVQRDLSQRLEVFSSLGTRRQGLRREQVPQPRAASLKPDSHRRATPSSPINKLKASLTKNFSILPSQDKSILQKCSPRPEGERPWQGGAEAFPNAAPSGQRAREAPRAEVWDVRGHPPRTSVKKLIETFSSSENLQTLAGSKDSGPSPCLRKWGVPMMPPRFPIYRGLAPLYPKPRISPAVCRGDLRGGPGCRPGVPASPPLQAAATSEELHGVTQGEDPAHLPPPPLEVLMDTSFTTLEPQEGSKPAGSSPDGPHVPGLAEAGPAGRTWMSPKLRASVSPTDLLPSRSTATPTGPCGTGLGSSESGCSPGKLALDLNHPPAMSPNPEEEAREAQSRAHVTRPASLSRQPRRAGTRHHPSHIAGQHRAWEPSLPRPTRGPHSSEATRKSQERSSALVRKASPVRAPRADKRHPSLPSSHRPAQPSVPSVHGSPSPTVSPLASPRALSPPTVREGSSPPPQHDLPSPPAESSPAGHKIPNPPAQHTEASSPASGPSPSPPLSPTQGQKEARESENSWAATARASRNTRALFCPATSPLFEAKSPLSTAHPVTPFLPPEAGGPRGTPTGCWRGSSGPQPRWGSQRGMALCALNPQPFIRRTASDCQPGARLLLPVPGATGNAREPQPGQSSSSEASPKRDTEPWSSSPCALELRGSGRAASVQELCVLGHGLQRDTSAGHTQDKPQQKEVA